From the Candidatus Methylomirabilota bacterium genome, the window GACGCGGTCTTCACGCTCTTCCCCCGCATCGGCGAGCGGCGGCGGCAGGTCGCCGGCTCGCTCTCGGGCGGCGAGCAGCAGATGCTCGCCATCGGCCGGGCGCTCATGTCGAACCCGCGCGTGCTGCTCATGGACGAGCCCTCGGAGGGCCTGGCGCCCCAGATCGTGGGCGAGGTCATGGCGACGATCCGGCGGCTCAAGGAGCAGGGGCTCTCCATCCTGCTGGTCGAGCAGAACCCCAAGCTGGTGTTCGAGGTGGCCGACGACATCGTGATCCTGAACGGCGGGCGCGTCGTGGCCGAGGGACCCACCGCGGAGTTCCGCCAGCGCGACGTGGACCTGCGCCAGCACCTCGGGATCTTCTGACGGCCGGGGCAACCCCACCCTCACGCGAGAGGAGTCACGCCATGGACATGCTCTTCGGCACGTTTCCCTCGAAGTCCCTCCTGATCATCCGGGTCGCCCTGGGCATCATCTTCTTCGCCCACGGGGCCCAGAAGGTCTTCGGCTGGTTCGGCGGGCCGGGCCTGAAGGGGGTCATCGGCTACTTCCGCCAGGCGCTCGGCGTGCCGGCGCCCCTGAGCGTGCTCGCCGCGTTCACCGAATTGCTGGGCGGCATCGCGATGATCGTGGGGCTGCTGGTGCGGCCGGCCGCGGTGGGGCTCATCATCGTGATGCTGGTGGCGATCGTCAAGGTCCACGCGCCGAACGGGTTCTTCATCAACTGGTCCATGACGCCGGGGAAGGGCCATGGCTACGAGATGAACCTGGCCCTGATCGCGATGGCGCTGGGCGTGCTGTTCGGCGGCGCGGGCTGGCTGTCGATCGATCGGTGTATCTTTCCCTGGTAGGGACCCATGCCGTTCATCGCGTTGAACGGGCTCACCGAGGCCGGCACCGGCAAGACCATCCAGGCCGGCGGCATGCCCGTGCACTATCACGACGTCGGCCGCGGGGACCCCGTCCTGTTCCTGCACTCCTACGGGCCGGGCACCACCGCCTGGATCACCTTCCACAAGGTGATTGGAGAGCTTGGGCAACACTTCCGCTGCATCCTCATGGACCTGCCGAACTTCAGCACGACCGGCCCCGTGGTCTATCACGAGGGCGTGCACGCGCTGCAGGCGCGGACCGCGGTGGGCCTGCTGGACGCCCTCGGCATCGAGCGGGCGCACTGGGTCGGCAACTCGCAGGGCGGGCAGTCGGCGATGGTCGCGGCCATCGCGTATCCCGGGCGGGTGCGGAGGTTCGTGATGGGCGGCTCGCACATCGGCACCGGCGGCGATCGCTACCTCATGGCCAATCGCCCCTCGGAGGGCAACCGGGCGACGCGCCAGGCGCTGGATGACCCGAGCCGCGAGAACATCCGGCGCTACCTGCGCGTGCACATCGACGACGAGAGCCTGGTCACCGACGAGCTGGTCGACTACATCCACCGCGCGCACACCTGGTCGCCCGAGATGGTCGAGGCGCGGCGGCAGTCGGTGAGCGTGCCGCACGACTACACGGCGGATCTGGCCTCCATCCGGTCCCCGGTGCTGCTGATCCACGGGCGCTACGACCGCATGGTCGCCTTCGAGGTCAGCATCGCCATCCTGAATCACATCGCGGACTCGCGCCTGGTCCTCCTCAACAACTGCGGGCACTGGCCGCCGTTCGAGAAGCCGGCCGAGTACACCGCGCACGTGCTGGGATTCCTCCGCGGCTACTGATCGGGGTCAGGTCTTGCATTACGACATTTTCCCGCGCGCGGCGACACGACGCGCGCCACGAAAATGTCGTAATGCAAGACCTGACCCCGACTACACCGACTACAGAAACACGCTGAGGTTCTTGTCCAGGAGGACGTTGGCGTCGAGGACGATCGTGCGGCGGGCGATCTTGAAGCCGCCGTCGATGCGGCGCAGCAGGTCCTCGCGATAGCCGGACAGGAGCTGGTGGTCGGTCTCGAGGTGCGAGCGGTAGACCAGGAACGCGGTGCGTGCCT encodes:
- a CDS encoding ABC transporter ATP-binding protein; translated protein: MASEALRLHEIDALYGDSHVLHRVSLRLGEGRLLGLLGRNGAGKSTAMSVTVGLLPPRHGRVEVFGRAVTGRPPETIAAQGVALVPQGRRIFRSLTVRENLAVAGRTPQAGASTGWTLDAVFTLFPRIGERRRQVAGSLSGGEQQMLAIGRALMSNPRVLLMDEPSEGLAPQIVGEVMATIRRLKEQGLSILLVEQNPKLVFEVADDIVILNGGRVVAEGPTAEFRQRDVDLRQHLGIF
- a CDS encoding DoxX family protein — translated: MDMLFGTFPSKSLLIIRVALGIIFFAHGAQKVFGWFGGPGLKGVIGYFRQALGVPAPLSVLAAFTELLGGIAMIVGLLVRPAAVGLIIVMLVAIVKVHAPNGFFINWSMTPGKGHGYEMNLALIAMALGVLFGGAGWLSIDRCIFPW
- a CDS encoding alpha/beta hydrolase, encoding MPFIALNGLTEAGTGKTIQAGGMPVHYHDVGRGDPVLFLHSYGPGTTAWITFHKVIGELGQHFRCILMDLPNFSTTGPVVYHEGVHALQARTAVGLLDALGIERAHWVGNSQGGQSAMVAAIAYPGRVRRFVMGGSHIGTGGDRYLMANRPSEGNRATRQALDDPSRENIRRYLRVHIDDESLVTDELVDYIHRAHTWSPEMVEARRQSVSVPHDYTADLASIRSPVLLIHGRYDRMVAFEVSIAILNHIADSRLVLLNNCGHWPPFEKPAEYTAHVLGFLRGY